TTTGGTGTACGCGAACTCTTAACTATAAGACATCTTTTCGCCATAATTACTCCTTACCCTTAAAAGGCATTCCAAGCAATTCTAAAAGCTCACTTGCCTCTTCATCTGTTTTTCCTGTTGTTACAAACGTAATATCCATCCCTTGAGTTCTCTTAACTTTATCAAAATCAATTTCAGGAAATATCATTTGATCCGGCAGCCCCATCGTATAGTTACCACTTCCATCAAATGATTTCCTTGTTAACCCTCTAAAGTCCCTAATGCGAGGAATCGCAATACTCACCAATCTATCAAAAAATTCATACATTCTTTTATTGCGCAACGTTACTCTGCAGCCGATAATGTTGCCTTTGCGCAATCTAAAATTCGATATGCTTTTCTTTGATTTTTGCATTTGTGGTTTCTGGCCGGTAATAATCGATAGATCTCTTGCCGCTTCCTCTATAGCTTGCGGCTCGCTAGCAGCCTTTCCCACACCCATGTTAATAACTATCTTATCAAGTCTCGGAACTTGATAGACGGTTTTGTACTCAAACTTTTCCTTCATTTTTAATGCTATTTCTTCTTTATATTTTTTATGCAAACGTGCCATGGCTTTAACATCCTTACTTAAATTGTTTCTTCACACTTTTTACAGAATCGTTCTTTTCCTTCACTTCCTAAAGCGCGAATAGATACCCTCACGCCGGTTTTACATTTCCCGCAGTAAAACATTACATTAGAAAGAGGAAGAGGCCGCTCAACGTTAATAATTCCCCCTTGAGGATTATTTCTGTTTGGACGCGATGTCTTTTTTACAAAATTAATTCCCTCAACGAGCACTTTACCTGTTTTATAAAAGACATGGAGAACTCTTCCGGTCTTCCCATTGTCTTTACCTTTAATGGCAACTACTGTATCGTCTTTCTTTATCTTTGTTTTTATCATGATCACTACCTTTACTCTTTACCCTACCTTGTTTCATTCATTAAATAACTTCAGGTGCCAATGATATTATTTTCATAAAATTTCTTTCACGAAGCTCACGTGCTACGGGACCAAAAATACGAGTTCCTTTTGGATTAAGTTGATCGTCAATTATCACAATTGCATTTTTGTCAAACCGCAAACTAGAGCCATCATTTCTCTTGATAGCATTTTTTGTTCGAACAATAACGCCTTTGGCTATTTCACCCTTTTTTATAATAGAATCCGGATCAGCTTCTTTTATAGATACAACAATAACATCACCGATGGAAGCGTATCGTCTTCGTGTTCCGCCTAATACTTTTATACACATTACCTTTTTAGCTCCCGTATTATCGGCTACGTTGAGTCTCGATTGCATTTGTATCATAGTACTTCACCTTTCCTAATTTTCTGCATCACAATTTCTAAGCACTTGCCTTTTTCACAACTTCAACTAATTTCCATCTTTTTAATTTACTTAAAGGACGGCTCTCGACTATTCTTACCGTATCACCTTTTTTAGAAACATTGCCTTCATCGTGCGCATGGTATTTCCTGCTGCTTCTAATCACTTTTTTATACAATGGATGGCGATATGTTCTTTCAGATTTCACCACTACCGTTTTATCCATGTTGTCTGAAACAACTATTCCCAGTTTTTCTTTTACGTTACTCTTACTACTCTTGTCTTGGACCATTTCTTGTTTCCTTATTCTTTATTCTTGCCAGATTTTTTCTCATTTGCCACAGTCAAAATACGCGCAATATCATGCCTGAGTAATCTTATTTGACTTGGTTGTTCCATTTGACCTGTTTTACTTTGCAATCTTTTCTGCAATAAAGAGCTTCTTAATTCTCTTACCTTTACATCTATTTCTTTTTCAGAAAGCTCCCTCAGCTCTTTTGCTTTCATGTGACTCCCCTTATGTGATTATGTCAAATCGTGTTGTTGTTAACGCAAATGCTTACGGCTATTACATTCCTTGCCGTATTACTAATTTTGCTTTTAGACTCAATTTAAATGCACCGAGGCGCAATGACTCTTTTGCAATGACTTCCGGAACACCACCTATTTCAAATAACACTTTACCGGGTTTTATTGGTATCACCCATCCTTCAGGAGCACCTTTACCTTTACCCATGCGTGTCTCAGCCGGTTTTTTCGTAATTGACTTATCGGGAAACATACGCAACCATAATTTTCCCTTACGTTTC
This sequence is a window from Candidatus Ancaeobacter aquaticus. Protein-coding genes within it:
- the rplE gene encoding 50S ribosomal protein L5, whose protein sequence is MARLHKKYKEEIALKMKEKFEYKTVYQVPRLDKIVINMGVGKAASEPQAIEEAARDLSIITGQKPQMQKSKKSISNFRLRKGNIIGCRVTLRNKRMYEFFDRLVSIAIPRIRDFRGLTRKSFDGSGNYTMGLPDQMIFPEIDFDKVKRTQGMDITFVTTGKTDEEASELLELLGMPFKGKE
- the rplX gene encoding 50S ribosomal protein L24, encoding MIKTKIKKDDTVVAIKGKDNGKTGRVLHVFYKTGKVLVEGINFVKKTSRPNRNNPQGGIINVERPLPLSNVMFYCGKCKTGVRVSIRALGSEGKERFCKKCEETI
- the rplN gene encoding 50S ribosomal protein L14 yields the protein MIQMQSRLNVADNTGAKKVMCIKVLGGTRRRYASIGDVIVVSIKEADPDSIIKKGEIAKGVIVRTKNAIKRNDGSSLRFDKNAIVIIDDQLNPKGTRIFGPVARELRERNFMKIISLAPEVI
- the rpsQ gene encoding 30S ribosomal protein S17, which encodes MVQDKSSKSNVKEKLGIVVSDNMDKTVVVKSERTYRHPLYKKVIRSSRKYHAHDEGNVSKKGDTVRIVESRPLSKLKRWKLVEVVKKASA
- the rpmC gene encoding 50S ribosomal protein L29 produces the protein MKAKELRELSEKEIDVKVRELRSSLLQKRLQSKTGQMEQPSQIRLLRHDIARILTVANEKKSGKNKE
- the rplP gene encoding 50S ribosomal protein L16, translating into MPLLPKRVKYRKSQRGKLKGNATNGTTISFGEYGLQILERGWISNIQIEAARVAITRHMKRKGKLWLRMFPDKSITKKPAETRMGKGKGAPEGWVIPIKPGKVLFEIGGVPEVIAKESLRLGAFKLSLKAKLVIRQGM